A segment of the Acidimicrobiales bacterium genome:
GGTGGGAGAACGGGTAGGCGGCGGGATCGACGGGCGGGTCGAGGGCCAGGCGCACGGAGGCGGACCGTACCCCGAGGTGCCGGCCCGGACGTCAGACGCTGACGGTGACCTTCTCCTCCACCTCGTCGACGCTGTCGTGACCCGTGCCCTCGACCTCGATCCTCGGGATGAGGCGGTCGAGCCACCGGGGCAGCCACCAGTTGCGGTCGCCGAGGAGCTCCATGGTGGCCGGCACCAGCAGCATCCGGACGACGGTGGCGTCGAGCAGCACCGCGCTGGCCAGGCCCAGCCCGAACAGCTTGATGACGCGGTCGCCCTCCAGCAGGAAGCTGCCGAACACGAACACCATGATCGCGGCGGCCGCCGTGATCACCCTGGCGGTGGCGGCCAGGCCGTCGGCCACGGCCCGGGCGTTGTCGCCGGTGCGGTCGTACTCCTCCTTCACCCGCGAGAGGAGGAACACCTCGTAGTCCATCGACAGGCCGAACACGATGGCGAACATCATCATGGGCACGAACGGCTCGATCGGCCCGCCCGCGCCCACGCCCACGACGTCGGAGAGCCAGCCCCACTGGAAGATGGCCACCACCAGGCCGTAGGCCGCGCCGATCGACAGCAGGTTCATGACCACGGCCTTCAGGGGCACCAGCACCGACCGGAACACCGCCATCAGCAGCAGGAACGACAGCGCGAGCACCACGCCGAAGAACAGCGGCAGGCGGGCCGCGAGGTAGTCGGAGAAGTCGACGAAGACGGCCACGTTGCCGCTGACGGCGACGTCGAGCCCCGTCCCCTCGGTGGCGGCCGGGAGCACGTCGTCGCGGAGGCGGTGGACCAGCGCGGTGGTGCCGGCGTCCTGGGGCGCGGTGGCCGGGATCACCCGCCACAGCGCGGCGGTGGGTGCGGCCGGGTCGTCGAGGACGGGCGGCGTGACGAAGGCCACCCCCTCGGTGGCGCCCACGGCGGCGCTCACCTGGTCGAGGACGGCCGGGTCGGTACCGGCGGGCACCTCGGTCACCAGCACGAGCGGCCCGTTGAAGCCCGGCCCGAACCCGGTGGCCAGCAGGTCGTAGGCCCGGCGGGTGGTGGTGTCCTCGGCGTAGTTGCCGTCGTCGGAGAAGCCGAGCCGCAGCGAGAGCACCGGGATGGCCAGGACCACCAGGATCGTGGTGCCGATGACGGCGGCCGGCCAGGGGTGGTCCTGGATGAGTCGGCTCCAGCGGTACGGGAGGGTGCGCTCCACCGGCTTGGGCGCCCGGCGAGGCACCTCCCGGCGCAGCGGGGCCACCACGAAGCCGGCGAGCACCACGACCACGGCGAGGGGCAGGCCGACGAGCAGGGGCTGGACCGCGAGCCCGACGCCCACCAGCGCCATCGCCACCAGGGCAGCGGCGATGATGCCGCGCCAGCGCGTGATCTCCACCCGCTGGCGGGCGAAGCCGAGCAGGGCGGGGAGCAGGGTGACCGAGGCGACCATGGTGACGGCCACCACGACGGCCGCGCCGATGCCGAGGCCGCGGACGAACTCGACGCCCATCAGCAGCATGCCGAGCAGGGAGATGACCACGGTGGTGCCGGCGAAGAGCACGGCCCGCCCGGCGGTGTTGATGGCGATGCCGGTCGAGTCCTCGGAGGAGTGGCCGGCGTGGAGGCCCTCGCGGTAGCGGGTGACGATGAACAGGGCGTAGTCGATGCCCACGCCGAGGCCGATCATGATGCCGAGCGTCGTGGTGAAGTCGGGCATGGTCACCACGTGGCTGAGCAGCCCGACCAGGGCGGTGCCGACGCCGATGCCGGCGATGGCGGTGCCGATCGGGAGCCCCATGGCCAGCACCGACCCGAAGGCCAGGATGAGGATGAAGATGGCGAAGGCCAGGCCGAGCACCTCGGACTCGGGCGGCTCGAAGTCGGCGAACAGCTGGCCGCCGTACTCGATCTGCACGCCGGGCACGGTGGGGGCCAGCGACTCGATCTCGCCGGCCAGGTCGGTGCTCTCCGACAGCGAGAGGTCGCGGGGCACCTCCACCTGGGCGTAGGCGATGGTGCCGGCGGCCGCGACCTGGCCCTGCCCCTCCGGGGTGAAGGGGCTGACCACGTTGACCTGGGGGAGGGCGTCCACGTCGGCGAAGAACGTCGACATGGCCGCTCGCACCGCCGGGTCGTCGACGCCCTGGTCGGTGCGGAAGACGATCGTGCCGCCCTCGCCGCCGCCCTCACCGCCGAACTTGGCGTCGATCACGTCGAAGCCGCGGGCGCTCTCCACGGCGGGGAGCGAGAACTCCGAGCTCAGGGAGGAGCCGACGGCGCCGGTGAGCCCGCCGACGGCGAGGAGCACGACGAACCAGGCCACCGCCACGATCACCCGACGGCGGTGGCACCAGCGACCGAGACGAGCGAGCACGGGCACCTCGTGGATCGGGGACGGGGTGGGACTCCTCGGAGCCTACGAGCCGGCCCGGTGCGGCGGCGTCGCGTCCCGGGATGACCTCCGTCACACGTGGGGTAGCGTCTCGGCGCCAGCACGGCGGTGAGCCCCCCGGTCACGCCTCGACCATCCCCATGGAGCGCCCGACCATGCCGTTCCCCGCGCCGATGCCCATCACCGCCGACGACGACGCCATCCGCGCCGCGCTCGACCAGGCGGTGCTCCCGCCCCTGCTCCCGGCGCTCGCCCACGCCACGGGCGACCTCTCGCTGCTGCGCCCCGAGCTGCGCCCCGACCCCCTGCTGCTCGGCGATCCGACCGGCGGCCTCACGCCCGCACAGGAGTCGGCGATCCGCGCCCTGGCCCTCGACGTGCTGATCCGGTACCGCGACGGCGGCTGCCGGCTGGCGCCGGCCCCGAGCCACGCCGACCTCGAGGAGATCATGGCGTTCGCCGTGGGCGGCCTGCCGATGGGCGAGTACGTGCCCCTCCTCGCAGAGGAGCTGTCGATCACGGGCGAGGACCTCCGGGCGCCGGGCTGGCGCGCCGACGAGGTGGCCCCCGGGGTGGCGTTCCGGGTGGCGATCATCGGCGCCGGCATGTCGGGCCTGCTCGCCGCGTACCGCCTGCAGCAGGTCGGCATCCCGTTCGTGATCGTCGAGAAGAACGACGAGGTCGGCGGCACCTGGTGGGAGAACACGTACCCCGGCTGCCGGGTCGACAACCCCAACCACCTGTACAGCTACTCGTTCGCCCAGAAGGACGACTGGCCGCAGCACTACTCGACGCAGGAGGCGCTCTTCGAGTACTTCCGCGCCTTCGCCGACGAGCACGACCTCCGCCGCCACGTCCGCTTCGACACCGAGGTCCGGTCGGTCACCTTCGACGACGCCACCAGCACCTGGGCCCTGCAGGTCCGGTCCGCCGACGGGTCGGAGGAGACCATCGAGGCCAACGCCGTGGTGAGCGCCGTCGGGCAGCTCAACCGCCCGCTCATGCCCGACATCCCCGGCATCGACACCTTCGAGGGGCCGTGGTTCCACTCGGCGCGCTGGGACCACGGGGTCGACCTGCGGGGCAAGCGGGTGGCGGTGATCGGCACGGGTGCCAGCGCCGCCCAGTTCATCCCGATCGTGGCCGAGGAGGCGGGCGAGCTGCTCGTGTTCCAGCGCACCCCCAACTGGCTCGGCCCCACGCCCGACTACCACGAGGACGTGTCCGACGGCCTCCGGTGGCTCTACACCCACGTGCCCTTCTACAGCCAGTGGCACCGCTTCTGGATCTTCTGGCGCACCGCCGACGGCGTGCTGCCGGGCGTCACCGTCGACCCCGCCTGGGAGCCCCGCGACCGCTCGGTCAGCCCGCTCAACGAGGAGATCCGCGTGCTGATGGCCATGTACCTCGAGCTGGAGTTCGCCGACCGGCCTGACCTGCTGGCCAAGGTGATGCCCTCCTACCCGCCGGCCGCCAAGCGGGTCATCCGCGACAACGGGGTCTGGGCCCGCACGCTGAAGCGCGACGACGTGCAGCTGCTCACCGAGGGCATCGCGGAGGTCACGCCCAGGGGTGTGCGCACCGTCGATGGCCAGGAGCACCCCGTCGACGTGATCGTCTACGGCACCGGCTTCCAGGCGTCGCACTTCCTCGAGCCGATGCGCGTGACCGGGAGGGGCGGCGTCGACCTGCACCAGCAGTGGGGCGGCGACGCCCGCGCCTACCTGGGCGTCACCGTCCCCGGGTTCCCCAACCTGTTCTGCCTCTACGGGCCGAACACCAACATCGTGATCAACGGCAGCATCATCTACTTCTCGGAGTGCGGCGTCCGCTACATCCTCGGGCTCCTGCGGCTCGTGCTCGAGGGCGGCCATCGTGCCGTCGACGTCCGCCGGGACGTGCACGACGCCTTCAACGAGCGCGTCGACGCCCAGAACCGCATGATGGCGTGGGGGGCGTCCGCGGTGAACAGCTGGTACAAGAGCGCCAGCGGCCGGGTCTCCCAGAACTGGCCCTTCACCCTCCTCGAGTACTGGCAGTGGACGAAGGCGCCGGACCCGGCCGACTACGCCCTGCTCGACTGAGCCGGGCGTGACCGTCGGGCGGCCGGGCTCATCCGGCCGCCGGCTGCTGCCCGAAGGCCTCCGCCACCTCGGCCACGTCGTCGTAGAAGGCGTCGTCGCCGATCATCTCGGTGAGCCCGTAGCGCGCCAGCTCGGCCCGCGCCGGGGCGATGACCTCCGCCAGCACCAGGCGGATCCCGTGCTCCTGGAGCGAGGCGTGCACCTGCTTCAGCGTCTCGGCGCCCGTGTAGTCGATGTCGGCCATGGCGGCCGCGTCGATGCAGAGCCAGCGGAGCGGCGCCGCCTCCCCCGCGGCCTCGACGAAGGCGGTGACGTCTTGGAGCAGGTGGTTGGCGTTGGCGTAGTAGAGGGTGCCGGAGAAGCGGTAGACGACCAGGCCGGGGAGGCTGCGCGCATCGGGCGTGACCGGCTCGGAGTGCCAGGCGTCCTTCGTGCCGGGGTGGAGCACGGCGGTGCTCGGGTGGTACGAGCGGCGCAGGTGGTCGATGACCGAGGCCACGATGGCCAGGATGATCGCCTGCTCCACCCCGACCACCACGACCGTGACGGCGGTGAGGGCGGCCACGACGAACTCGTCGGGTCGCACCCGCAGGATCGTCCGCATGCCCCGCAGGTCGATCAGCTGGACACCGATCAGGAACACCACCGACGACAGGACCGCCTTGGGCATGTACTGGAGCGGTGCAGTGAGGAAGAGCAGCACGATCAGGACGATCACACCGGTGGTGAGCTGGGCCAGCTGGGTGCGGGCGCCGGCACTGTCGACCATCTCGGTCTTGGTGGGGCTGCCGTTCACCACGAACGTGCCCGACAGGCCGGCGGCCACGTTGGCGACGCCCAGCCCCACCAGGTCGACGTTCTCGCTCAGCTGCTCGTTGCGCTTGGCCGCGTAGGCCCGGGAGGTGGCCGCGCTCTGGGCGAGGATCAGGATGAAGATGGATGCCGCGGTGCCGAGCAGCGACGTGACGTCGGACCAGGTGATCCCGCTGGGGAAGCCGAAGCTGGGAAGGCCGCCGGGCACCTTGCCCAGGGTGGCCACGCCGTGGGCGGACAGGTCGAGCAGCCAGCTGAGGAAGATGGCGCCGATCACGGCGATCAGGGCGCCCGGGACCTTCTTGGTCACGAGCTTGGTGCCGAGGATGACCACGATCACCGAGGCCGAGACGGCGACGGTGGTGAGGCTGGTGTCGCCGACGTTCTCGAGCGTGCCGATGAGCTTCTCGATGGTGCCGCCCGAGCCGCTCGGCACGCCGAGCATCCCGCCGACCTGGCCGGCCGCCACCTGGACGCCGACGCCGGTCAGGAACCCGACGAGCACGGTGCGGGACAGGAAGTCGGCCAGGAACCCCAGCCTGACGAGGCGGGCGAGGATCAGGAACCCGGCCGCGAGCAGGGCGACGAGCCCGGCCAGGGCGACGTACTCGCTGGAGCTCGTGGCGGCCATGCCGGCCAGCCCGGCGGCGAGCACCGCGGCCGTGGCCGAGTCGGCCCCGACCACGAGGTGGCGGGACGACCCGAACACGGCGAAGGCCATGATCGGCAGGAGGATCGTGTAGAGGCCGGTGATCACCGGCATGCCCGCGATCTGCGTGTAGCCCATCACCTCGGGGATGGCGAGCGCGGCGAGGGTGACGCCGGCCAGCACCTCCTTGGGCACCCGGGCCCGGTCGATGGGGAGCACCCCCTCGAGGATCGGGAAGCGTCGCTTCGCCGGGCCGGCGGCTGTGGTCATCGCACCGGTGTACCGCCGGGCGGGCCCCGGTGTCATCACCCGGATCGGATCAGGTGGGGAGCCGCCGGCGACCGCTGACCGGGCTGCGAGGGGCCGGTCAGCGGTCGCCGGTGCGCCAGCGGTCGATCCGGCGGCGGTCGCGCTTCGTCGGGCGGCCGGCGCCGCGGTCGCGCGCCGCGACCGGCACCACGTCGCGGGCCGGCGGCGGCGGCGTGTGGTCCACGTAGCACTGCACGGCGATCGGCGCCCCGACGCGCCGGTCGATCACCCGGGTGACCTCGACGGCCCGGTCGCGGCCGTGCAGGCGGGCGTCGACCCGGTCGCCGACCGTCACCTGCGAGGCCGGCTTGGCGGTGCGACCGTTGACGCGGACGTGGCCGCCCCCGCACGCCGCCGTGGCCTCGGAGCGGGTCTTGCAGAGCCGTGTCGCCCACAGCCAGCGGTCGACGCGGGCGGACGGCTCGGCGGTCATGCCGGCGCGTGCGAGGTCGTGGCATCCTCCCGGTGGTAGCCGGCCAGCAGCTCGCGTTCGGCGTCGCGCCGGGGGAACCAGAAGAACACCAGGGCGCCGCCGAGGAGGACGGCGACGATGCCGGCGAGGTAGGCCCAGTCCTGGCCGTCGACGAACGACGTCTGCGCTGCGGCGATGATCTGGTCGGCGTACCGCGGGTACTGCTGGGCGATGCTCTCGGCGCCGGCGAACGACTTGGTGAGCTGGCTCTGCACGCTGTCGGTGATCGCGGCCTGGTCGGGCGCGCCGGCGATGGCCGCGTTGAACGCCGACGCGTAGCCGGCGGTGAGCAGGGCGCCGAAGACCGACTGCATGAAGGCGCCTCCCAGGTCGCGCTGCAGGTCCGCGGTGCCCGAGGCCATGCCGGCCCGCGTGACGGGCACTGAGCCGGTGAGGGCGCGGGACGCAGGCGTGCCCGCGAACCCCACGCCGGCGCCGACGAAGGCGTAGCCGAGGCCGACCTGCCAGTAGGGGCTGCCGTCCTTCCACAGCACCAGCATGGTGAGGAACCCGAGGAGCACGAAGGCGTAGCCCAGGAGCAGCGTGACGTGCGAGCCTCGCGCCTCCACCAGCTTGGCCGAGCGCGGCGCGGCCAGGATCATCAGGACCGCGGCGGGCAGGATGGCGAGCCCGGCGTCCACGGTGGAGTAGCCGAGCACGTTCTGCAGGAACTGCTGGCCGACGAACATGGCGCCCATCAGCGAGCCGAACACGACGATGCCGGCGCAGGCCGCGACCCAGAAGGTGCGGCGGGCGGCGACGTGCAGGTCGTAGAGCGGGTTGGCGGCGCGGCGCTGGCGGATGACGAAGCCGACCATCGCGGCGAGCGCGACGACGGCGAGGCCGGCGGCGAGGGCACCCGCGCCCGGCACGGGCGCGAAGTTGATGGCGAGGATCAGGGCGCCGACGAGCAGGGCCGAGAGGACGCCGCCCAGGTTGTCGACCGCGTCGGTCGTCTCGTGGACGTGCGCGGGGATCAGCCTGAGCGCCATCACGAAGCCGATGGCGATCAGCGGGAGGGTGACCAGGAACACCGAGCCCCACCAGTACCTCTCGAGCAGCACGCCGGCGATCAGCGGGCCCAGCGCCGAGATGGCGCCTCCGACGGCCGACCAGAGGGCGATCGACCGGGTGCGGCCCGGGCCGGGTGCCCACAGGGCGGTGATGAGCGCCAGGGTCGTCGGGTAGGCCATGCCCGCCGCCACACCGCCGGCGATCCGGGCGACGACGAGCACGTCGATCGAGGGGGCCCAGGCGGCCAGGAGGCACGTCGGGAGGGAGAGGGCCACGCCGAGCAGCAGCATGGCCCGGCGGCCGTACCGGTCGCCGAGGGCGCCGAGCCAGAGCACCGATGCGGCCAGGCCCAGCGAGTAGCCGACGGCCACCAGGTTGAGCTGGGTCTGGGAGGCGTCGAAGGACGTGCCGATGTCGGGCAGCGCGACGTTGGCCACCGCCAGGGGCAGGTTGGCCACCGCGGCCACGAGGATCAGCGTGGCCAGGACGAGCCCGGCCCGTGCCGGCGCGGCGCCCGTGCTCGGGGGCCCGGCGGTGGTCGTCTGTCGTGCCATCCGCGCACCGTAGGCCGGATGGCGGCGACCTGTCGCCGGCCTCGTGGAGCTGGCGGGAATCGAACCCGCGTCCGCCAGGCGATCACCGTCCGCGCTACGACCGTTCCCGAGCCTATGGCTGTCGGCGCCATCCCGCCGGGTCGGGAGGGCACGAGGCCCACCGCGGGTCTTTCCCCTGCGTCAGCGGTCTTCCCCTGCTGCCAGCGGTCTTTCCCGCCGTCGTCCCCCGCTTCTGTTGCCGGGCTGCGGTGGATCGGCCCCGTGCGGCCTCACGGCTCACGATGTCCCTCTTCGACCCTTGTCAGGCCGCGAGGGCGTACTGCTCGTTGGCAGTTGTTGTTGGTGCCCCGTTTAGCGAGTCTGAGCAACTCGGGTCGCACGGTGCGGCAACCGGTCCAGCGTCGAAACCGATCAGCCCCGTAGGTATGTCTGGACCATGGTACCGCCGTCAGGTGGTGTAGTCGGCGTTGATGCGCACGTAGCCGTCGGAGAGGTCGCAGCCGTAGGCCGTGAAGGCGCCTGCGCCCACCCCGAGGGAGACGTGGATCAGCACCTCGTCGCCCCGCAGGTAGTCGGTGAGCCGTCCGAGCGCGGCCTCGTCGACCGGGGTCGGGTACAGCTCCTGGTCGCCGAAGCGGATGATCACCCGCTCCTGGTCGATGTCGGTGTCGTCGCTGCACTTGCCCACGGCCATGGCGACCCGGCCCCAGTTGGGGTCGGCGCCGTGCACGGCCGTCTTCACCAGCGGGGAGTTCACGATCGCCTTGGCGACGCGCCTGGCCTGGGTGTCGTCACGGGCGCCGTCGACGGTCACCACCAGCAGCTTGGTGGCTCCCTCGCCGTCCCGGGCGATCATCCGGGTGAGGCGCAGCGCCACGTCGAGCAGCGCCGCGTCGAGGTCGCCGGCGTCGACCGGCCCGGCGGCGCCGTTCGCCATCACCGCCGCGGTGTCGCTCGTCGACGTGTCGGTGTCGATGCTGACCGCGTTGAAGGTGCGGTCGACCACCCGGCGGAACAGGGCGTCGAGCTCGGCTGCGGGCACGGCTGCGTCGGTGCAGAAGAGCGTGATCAGCGTGGCCATGTCGGGCTCGATCATGCCGACGCCCTTCGCGATGCCCACCACCCGCGCCGGGCCCGTGCCCACGGGCGCGTCGGCCACCTTCGCGTGGGTGTCGGTGGTCATGATCGCCCGGGCGCAGGCGTCGGCCGACGTGGCCTCGGGCCCGTCGAACGGCCAGCGGACGCCCGCCAGATGGGCCCGGAAGCGCTCCATCGGGTAGCGCCGGCCGATCACGCCGGTGGAGGCGATCAGCACCTCGGCCGGTTCGATGCCGATGGCCGACGCCGCCAGCCGCACGACCTCGCCGGCGTCGGCGGCGCCCGCCGGCCCGTTGGCCACGTTGGCGTTCTTGGCGATCACCACGAACGCCCGCAGCGAGCCGCCGGCGGCGTGGGCCCGGCTCAGCAGCACGCTGGGCCCGGCGAAGCGGCTGCGGGTGAAGACGGCGGCGGACGTGGCGGGCCGCTCGCTGGCGATGATGCAGACGTCGTCGGTGGTGTCGCGCACCCCCATGTTGGCGACGTGGGCCCGGAACCCGGACGGCAGCGTGGTCACGGCGACCCATGGTGGCAGGGCGGCGCCCCCCGAGCGGCCACGCCCGACCTGTGCGGGTTCTCAGGCTCCGAGCGGACAGCGGTGGGGTGCGCCCCGTAGCCTGGCCCTCGGGGCCGGGGGCACGGCCCTGCTCGTCGTCCCGGGGGAAGCACATGTCGTCCACCACGTCGCCGGACACACCCGCACCAGCACCGGCCGCCGAGGCGCGGGCGCGCCGGCCGCTCGACCCGGCCTGGGTCCGGGCCGCGGCCGTGCTGTCGGCCGGCTCGGGCCTGGTGCACGCCGCGGCCGCCGGGTCGCACGCCGGCACGGGCGACCTCGACACGCTGTTCGCCCTGGTGGCGGTGGCCCAGCTGGGCTGGGCCCTGGCCGTCGTGATCTGGCCCAGCCGGCCGCTGCTGTGGGCCGGCGCCGCCCTCAACCTCGGCGTCGCCGCCGGCTGGCTGCTGTCCCGCACCACCGGCATCGGGTTCGTCGACGGGCTCCAGGAGGTGGAGGAGGTCGGCACGGCCGACCTCCTGGCCACGGTGCTCGAGGCCGCAGCCGCCCTGGTGGCCGTGGTCGCGGTGTTCGCCCGGCCGGTCGAGCGCTCGTGGCGGCAGGCGCCGGTGGTGGCGGTCGCCGGCCTGGCCACCGTGCTGCTCGCCGTGCCGGCGATGGCGGCGCCCCACGAGCACGGCGGCCACAGCCACGACGACACCGTCGGCGCCGGGGCGGAGCTGATCGCCGACGACGGGCACACCCATACCGACGGCACCACCCACACCGACGACGGGCACGACCACGCCGCCGACGTGGTCGAGGTCGCGGCCGCCGACGGCGTCTCGGTGGAGCTGGCGTCGGCGCCCGGCTATGCCGACGCCACCGCCGACGAGCGGGCTGCGGCCCAGGCGCTGATCGACGACACCCGCGAGGCGCTGGCGGGCTACACCGACACCGCCTCGGTCGAGGCCGACGGCTTCCGGTCGATCGGCGACGGGCGCACCGGGTTCGAGCACTTCGTCCACCACGAGCGCCTCGTCGACGGCGAGGTGCTGTCGCCCGACGCCATCGAGTCGATCGTGTTCCAAGTCGAGCCCGACGGCACCGAGACGCTGGTGTCGGGGATGTACATCCTCGAGAACGGCGCCACCATGGACGACGTGCCCGAGGTGGCGGGGCCGCTCACCGTGTGGCACGACCACCAGAACCTCTGCTGGGACGGCACCGGCACCCGGGTCGTCGGCCTGCTCCGCGACGGGGCCTGCGTCCCCGGCGGCACCTTACGGGCGACCGCTCCGATGCTCCACGTGTGGGTGACGGAGCAGGCGTGCGGGCCGTTCGCGGGCATCGAGGGCCCGCTGGGCGGCCACGGCGAGGCGTGCGCCCACGACCACGGCACCGCCGCGACCGCCACCGCGGCGTCGTCCGACGGGGCAACGGCGGGCGAGCCGCTGTCGATCGAGGCTGCCGTGGCGGCCTCACCCGGCTGGGCCGAGGCCACGACGGCGCAGCGCGACCGGGCGCTGGCACTGACCCGGGCCACCGACACGGCCATCGCGTGGCGGTTCGCCGACACCGCCGCAGCCGAGGCGGCCGGCTACCGGTCGATCGGCGACGGCCGCACCGGCTACGAGCACTACATCAACCTCGGCTACATCATCGACGCGAAGGTGCTCGACCCCGCCACCGTCGAGTCGCTCGTGTACGAGGTGGCGCCGGACGGTTCGAAGCGGCTGGTGTCGGGCATGTACATCCTCGCTCCCGGCCAGGTGCTGGGCGACGAGCCCGACGTGGGCGGCCCGCTCACGGCCTGGCACGACCACCAGAACCTGTGCTGGGACCCGAACAACAGCGGTCGCCTGGCCGGGGTGCTGGTGGACGGCCGGTGCGTGCCCGGCGGCGTGCTCCGCCCCACGCCGCCGATGCTCCACGTGTGGGTCGTCGACAACCCCTGCGGGCGGTTCGCCGGCATCGAGGGCGGCGGCCACGGCGACAGCTGCGAGCACAGCCACTGACGAGGGGCGGCGGCCGAGGGCGGCGCGGCGGTCAGTGGTCGCTGCGGCGGCCGCGGGCCATGGCCCGGCGGGCCTCCAGCTCGGCGTCGCGCTCGGCGATGGCCTGGCGCCTGTCGCCCTTGCGGCGCCCCCGGGCCAGCGCCAGCTCCACCTTGGCCCGGCCGTCGGTGAAGTAGAGCGCCAGCGGGACGAGGGCCAGGTGCTCCCTGGCCACCCGCCCGCCGAGCTCGTCGATCTGGCGCCGGTGCAGCAGCAGCTTGCGGCGGCGGTCCGGCTCGTGGGTGCCGAACCCGGCGGCCATCGAGTAGGGGGGCACGTGCATGGCGTAGAGCCACATCTCGTGCCCGTCGACGCGCGCGTAGGCGTCGGCGAGCTGCACCTTCCCCTCCCGGAGCGACTTCACCTCGCTCCCCGCCAGCGAGATGCCGGCCTCGACGGTCTCGAGGATGGAGTAGTCGTGGCGGGCCTTGCGGTTGGAGGCGACGACCTTCACGCCCTTCGGTGGCACGAGGGGCGAGGGTACCGGGGTCGCCGCCCCGGTCGCGCCCCGGTCGCGCGCCGGGGGCGCCCCGATAGCCTCCCGCCGATGCTGCGCCTCACCCGCGACGTGTACGTGCGGATGCTCGCCCATGCCTACGACGGCCTGCCCGACGAGGCGTGCGGGCTGCTCGGCGGGGTCGCCTCCACCGGCCGGACCGCCG
Coding sequences within it:
- a CDS encoding MMPL family transporter: MLARLGRWCHRRRVIVAVAWFVVLLAVGGLTGAVGSSLSSEFSLPAVESARGFDVIDAKFGGEGGGEGGTIVFRTDQGVDDPAVRAAMSTFFADVDALPQVNVVSPFTPEGQGQVAAAGTIAYAQVEVPRDLSLSESTDLAGEIESLAPTVPGVQIEYGGQLFADFEPPESEVLGLAFAIFILILAFGSVLAMGLPIGTAIAGIGVGTALVGLLSHVVTMPDFTTTLGIMIGLGVGIDYALFIVTRYREGLHAGHSSEDSTGIAINTAGRAVLFAGTTVVISLLGMLLMGVEFVRGLGIGAAVVVAVTMVASVTLLPALLGFARQRVEITRWRGIIAAALVAMALVGVGLAVQPLLVGLPLAVVVVLAGFVVAPLRREVPRRAPKPVERTLPYRWSRLIQDHPWPAAVIGTTILVVLAIPVLSLRLGFSDDGNYAEDTTTRRAYDLLATGFGPGFNGPLVLVTEVPAGTDPAVLDQVSAAVGATEGVAFVTPPVLDDPAAPTAALWRVIPATAPQDAGTTALVHRLRDDVLPAATEGTGLDVAVSGNVAVFVDFSDYLAARLPLFFGVVLALSFLLLMAVFRSVLVPLKAVVMNLLSIGAAYGLVVAIFQWGWLSDVVGVGAGGPIEPFVPMMMFAIVFGLSMDYEVFLLSRVKEEYDRTGDNARAVADGLAATARVITAAAAIMVFVFGSFLLEGDRVIKLFGLGLASAVLLDATVVRMLLVPATMELLGDRNWWLPRWLDRLIPRIEVEGTGHDSVDEVEEKVTVSV
- a CDS encoding NAD(P)/FAD-dependent oxidoreductase, producing MPFPAPMPITADDDAIRAALDQAVLPPLLPALAHATGDLSLLRPELRPDPLLLGDPTGGLTPAQESAIRALALDVLIRYRDGGCRLAPAPSHADLEEIMAFAVGGLPMGEYVPLLAEELSITGEDLRAPGWRADEVAPGVAFRVAIIGAGMSGLLAAYRLQQVGIPFVIVEKNDEVGGTWWENTYPGCRVDNPNHLYSYSFAQKDDWPQHYSTQEALFEYFRAFADEHDLRRHVRFDTEVRSVTFDDATSTWALQVRSADGSEETIEANAVVSAVGQLNRPLMPDIPGIDTFEGPWFHSARWDHGVDLRGKRVAVIGTGASAAQFIPIVAEEAGELLVFQRTPNWLGPTPDYHEDVSDGLRWLYTHVPFYSQWHRFWIFWRTADGVLPGVTVDPAWEPRDRSVSPLNEEIRVLMAMYLELEFADRPDLLAKVMPSYPPAAKRVIRDNGVWARTLKRDDVQLLTEGIAEVTPRGVRTVDGQEHPVDVIVYGTGFQASHFLEPMRVTGRGGVDLHQQWGGDARAYLGVTVPGFPNLFCLYGPNTNIVINGSIIYFSECGVRYILGLLRLVLEGGHRAVDVRRDVHDAFNERVDAQNRMMAWGASAVNSWYKSASGRVSQNWPFTLLEYWQWTKAPDPADYALLD
- a CDS encoding SulP family inorganic anion transporter; protein product: MTTAAGPAKRRFPILEGVLPIDRARVPKEVLAGVTLAALAIPEVMGYTQIAGMPVITGLYTILLPIMAFAVFGSSRHLVVGADSATAAVLAAGLAGMAATSSSEYVALAGLVALLAAGFLILARLVRLGFLADFLSRTVLVGFLTGVGVQVAAGQVGGMLGVPSGSGGTIEKLIGTLENVGDTSLTTVAVSASVIVVILGTKLVTKKVPGALIAVIGAIFLSWLLDLSAHGVATLGKVPGGLPSFGFPSGITWSDVTSLLGTAASIFILILAQSAATSRAYAAKRNEQLSENVDLVGLGVANVAAGLSGTFVVNGSPTKTEMVDSAGARTQLAQLTTGVIVLIVLLFLTAPLQYMPKAVLSSVVFLIGVQLIDLRGMRTILRVRPDEFVVAALTAVTVVVVGVEQAIILAIVASVIDHLRRSYHPSTAVLHPGTKDAWHSEPVTPDARSLPGLVVYRFSGTLYYANANHLLQDVTAFVEAAGEAAPLRWLCIDAAAMADIDYTGAETLKQVHASLQEHGIRLVLAEVIAPARAELARYGLTEMIGDDAFYDDVAEVAEAFGQQPAAG
- a CDS encoding RNA-binding S4 domain-containing protein yields the protein MTAEPSARVDRWLWATRLCKTRSEATAACGGGHVRVNGRTAKPASQVTVGDRVDARLHGRDRAVEVTRVIDRRVGAPIAVQCYVDHTPPPPARDVVPVAARDRGAGRPTKRDRRRIDRWRTGDR
- a CDS encoding MFS transporter, encoding MARQTTTAGPPSTGAAPARAGLVLATLILVAAVANLPLAVANVALPDIGTSFDASQTQLNLVAVGYSLGLAASVLWLGALGDRYGRRAMLLLGVALSLPTCLLAAWAPSIDVLVVARIAGGVAAGMAYPTTLALITALWAPGPGRTRSIALWSAVGGAISALGPLIAGVLLERYWWGSVFLVTLPLIAIGFVMALRLIPAHVHETTDAVDNLGGVLSALLVGALILAINFAPVPGAGALAAGLAVVALAAMVGFVIRQRRAANPLYDLHVAARRTFWVAACAGIVVFGSLMGAMFVGQQFLQNVLGYSTVDAGLAILPAAVLMILAAPRSAKLVEARGSHVTLLLGYAFVLLGFLTMLVLWKDGSPYWQVGLGYAFVGAGVGFAGTPASRALTGSVPVTRAGMASGTADLQRDLGGAFMQSVFGALLTAGYASAFNAAIAGAPDQAAITDSVQSQLTKSFAGAESIAQQYPRYADQIIAAAQTSFVDGQDWAYLAGIVAVLLGGALVFFWFPRRDAERELLAGYHREDATTSHAPA
- the argJ gene encoding bifunctional glutamate N-acetyltransferase/amino-acid acetyltransferase ArgJ yields the protein MGVRDTTDDVCIIASERPATSAAVFTRSRFAGPSVLLSRAHAAGGSLRAFVVIAKNANVANGPAGAADAGEVVRLAASAIGIEPAEVLIASTGVIGRRYPMERFRAHLAGVRWPFDGPEATSADACARAIMTTDTHAKVADAPVGTGPARVVGIAKGVGMIEPDMATLITLFCTDAAVPAAELDALFRRVVDRTFNAVSIDTDTSTSDTAAVMANGAAGPVDAGDLDAALLDVALRLTRMIARDGEGATKLLVVTVDGARDDTQARRVAKAIVNSPLVKTAVHGADPNWGRVAMAVGKCSDDTDIDQERVIIRFGDQELYPTPVDEAALGRLTDYLRGDEVLIHVSLGVGAGAFTAYGCDLSDGYVRINADYTT